A window of the Streptomyces sp. NBC_01351 genome harbors these coding sequences:
- a CDS encoding DUF6716 putative glycosyltransferase: protein MPERKRVAVLADSDTRWKWGALTARRLVPDSASGPDPDQGMQLTGYLLRGRATPTARQLGEVGVRADRLSEVTCAEFLAEIERDRYDVIVLALVGGAVQAVLHGARALWPNPAKRPVFVTGYVGVVYEKLADGLLLRHGADLVLANSRHDAERFRAVYEGVGADAGAVTETALPFLGGEPYEPVGNRAHTVVFAVQPSVPDSRADRAYLLERAAAHARLHPDREVLIKLRSRPGEHTTHLEEQPYQRLADRIPGGLPANCRLVYGNMGEVLDGTDLLVTVSSTAALESLHRSIPTAVLTDLGIREALGNHHFLGSGCLASWDQLDAGLLPQGDPAWLAAQGVRLAEPAAASAAPGLTADGSAAPALGSAGSAAPGLAAQGLSLQASPAPAAHGQSAAGGDAYALARAKLAGLLERAELPAPEPYYTLTTAPRYLPGILGRQHLGPDGTPLPGAVRESAGESRLRRWVRSHLREAARGAYRHGVQRVAPVIRRMGEL, encoded by the coding sequence GTGCCAGAACGCAAACGCGTCGCCGTACTCGCCGATTCCGATACGCGATGGAAATGGGGCGCACTCACCGCCCGCCGTCTCGTGCCCGACTCCGCCTCCGGCCCCGACCCCGACCAGGGGATGCAGCTCACCGGATACCTGCTGCGCGGCCGGGCCACGCCCACCGCGCGCCAGCTCGGCGAAGTGGGGGTGCGGGCCGACCGGCTCTCCGAGGTGACCTGCGCCGAATTCCTCGCGGAGATCGAGCGCGACCGGTACGACGTGATCGTCCTCGCCCTCGTCGGCGGGGCCGTCCAGGCCGTCCTGCACGGGGCCCGCGCGCTGTGGCCGAACCCCGCGAAGCGGCCCGTGTTCGTCACCGGCTACGTGGGCGTCGTGTACGAGAAGCTCGCCGACGGGCTGCTGCTGCGGCACGGGGCCGACCTCGTCCTCGCCAACTCGCGCCACGACGCCGAGCGCTTCCGCGCCGTGTACGAAGGGGTCGGCGCGGACGCCGGCGCCGTCACCGAGACCGCGCTGCCGTTCCTCGGCGGGGAGCCGTACGAGCCGGTCGGCAACCGCGCGCACACCGTCGTCTTCGCCGTGCAGCCCTCCGTCCCCGACAGCCGCGCCGACCGCGCGTACCTGCTGGAGCGCGCCGCCGCGCACGCCCGGCTGCACCCGGACCGCGAGGTGCTCATCAAGCTGCGCAGCCGCCCCGGGGAGCACACCACGCACCTGGAGGAGCAGCCCTACCAACGCCTCGCCGACCGGATCCCCGGCGGGCTGCCGGCCAACTGCCGCCTCGTCTACGGGAACATGGGCGAGGTCCTGGACGGCACCGACCTGCTGGTCACCGTCTCCTCCACCGCCGCCCTCGAATCCCTGCACCGGTCCATCCCGACGGCCGTCCTCACCGACCTCGGCATCCGCGAAGCCCTCGGCAACCACCACTTCCTCGGCTCGGGCTGCCTGGCCTCCTGGGACCAGCTCGACGCGGGTCTGCTGCCGCAGGGCGACCCGGCCTGGCTCGCGGCCCAGGGCGTCCGCCTGGCCGAGCCCGCTGCCGCTTCGGCTGCGCCGGGGCTCACTGCCGACGGTTCGGCTGCGCCCGCCCTCGGCTCGGCGGGTTCGGCTGCGCCGGGCTTGGCCGCGCAGGGGCTTTCCTTGCAAGCCTCGCCCGCGCCCGCTGCCCATGGCCAGTCCGCAGCGGGCGGCGATGCCTACGCCCTGGCCCGGGCGAAGCTCGCCGGGCTGCTGGAGCGGGCCGAACTCCCGGCCCCCGAGCCGTACTACACGCTCACCACCGCCCCCCGCTACCTGCCCGGGATCCTCGGGCGGCAGCACCTCGGGCCCGACGGCACCCCGCTGCCGGGCGCGGTACGGGAGTCGGCGGGGGAGTCCCGGCTGCGCCGCTGGGTCCGCTCGCACCTGCGCGAGGCCGCCCGCGGGGCGTACCGGCACGGGGTGCAGCGCGTGGCCCCGGTGATCCGCCGGATGGGAGAGCTGTGA
- a CDS encoding glycosyltransferase family 2 protein, whose amino-acid sequence MPKLSVVVPFYNVQTYAPDALKSLALNARDDFEFLLVDDCSTDGTPDLLERAARELPGVVHLRHERNGGLATARNTGLDAARGEYLAFLDGDDWLAPGHLARMLAAIESLDCDFIRTDHVKCTGRTRSVQRVPYGPQGVVADPRTAILPADRATSVDYPYAWAGMYHRRLLDSGLLRFTDGLRTAEDRPWIWRLHREAKSFAAVGLPGIFYRRGVSTSLTQIKDERQLDFIKAFDEVLSDVRNDRESDLLLPKAVRTYCAIIAHHFGSIERFEPVVAKKLRSMSAAALGRMPQDVLDQVLDSMDVERSTALRRLRPGRRALSGATAR is encoded by the coding sequence GTGCCCAAGCTCTCTGTTGTCGTGCCGTTCTACAACGTGCAGACATATGCACCGGATGCCCTGAAAAGCCTCGCCCTCAACGCCCGGGACGATTTCGAGTTCCTCCTGGTCGACGACTGCTCCACGGACGGGACGCCCGATCTGCTGGAGCGGGCGGCGCGCGAGCTGCCCGGGGTGGTGCACCTCAGACACGAGCGGAACGGCGGCCTGGCCACCGCGCGCAACACCGGGCTGGACGCGGCCCGCGGCGAGTACCTCGCCTTCCTCGACGGGGACGACTGGCTGGCCCCCGGCCACCTGGCCCGGATGCTGGCGGCCATCGAGTCCCTGGACTGCGACTTCATCCGTACCGACCACGTCAAGTGCACCGGGAGGACGCGCAGCGTGCAGCGGGTCCCGTACGGTCCGCAGGGGGTCGTCGCCGATCCGCGGACCGCGATCCTGCCCGCCGACCGGGCCACCTCGGTGGACTATCCGTACGCCTGGGCCGGCATGTACCACCGGCGGCTGCTGGACAGTGGCCTGCTGCGTTTCACCGACGGGCTGCGGACGGCGGAGGACCGGCCGTGGATCTGGCGGCTGCACCGGGAAGCGAAGTCCTTTGCCGCGGTCGGGCTGCCGGGAATCTTCTACCGGCGCGGGGTTTCCACCTCACTCACGCAGATCAAGGACGAACGGCAGCTCGATTTCATCAAGGCATTCGACGAAGTCCTCTCGGACGTGCGGAACGACCGGGAATCCGATCTTCTGCTGCCGAAAGCCGTACGAACATATTGCGCCATTATCGCGCACCATTTCGGTTCCATCGAAAGGTTCGAACCGGTCGTGGCCAAGAAACTCCGTTCGATGAGCGCGGCCGCGCTCGGACGCATGCCCCAGGACGTACTGGACCAGGTCCTCGACTCGATGGACGTCGAACGCTCCACCGCCCTGCGCCGCCTGCGCCCCGGCCGCCGCGCCCTGTCGGGGGCGACCGCCCGATGA
- a CDS encoding polysialyltransferase family glycosyltransferase: MTTQLFLASTLYGAATLAAGIDAGSFPPAGRRILLTSNHAVAAEVTPGVADMPGFAALRSRFDEVLDWNRVIEPQHPSTWAPRAEDVPLWERQLRTLWGLGEDRVELIVESLQVPPALTLCRLFPGAAVEVYADGLMSYGPTRFRLDPQIGMRVRRVLHLDLVPGLEPLLLTEFGARAELVPTEAFQKVLAELAEAAEPPAAGPGGIGEAPALLLGQYLSALDLMSPEQEEELHVSMVRGAHALGHTELVFKPHPSAPVAYSRRAEAEAERLGARITVLDTPVLAEVLYQRLRPALVVGCFSTGLLTAATLYGLPVARTGTDAILARLTPYPNSNRVPLALVDALLPDLADAEAVRTWTPPAAERVREETAGLLTAVGFTMQPQILAGRRPAAEEYLARHLTPRTWRYFTRRRLTGLGLPGGIPAQLSFLPRSRAVRRVARRLRRVLR; encoded by the coding sequence ATGACCACGCAGCTCTTCCTCGCCTCCACCCTCTACGGCGCCGCCACCCTCGCCGCGGGCATCGACGCCGGGTCCTTCCCGCCCGCCGGCCGCCGGATCCTCCTGACCAGCAACCACGCCGTCGCCGCCGAGGTCACCCCCGGGGTCGCGGACATGCCGGGCTTCGCCGCCCTGCGCTCCCGCTTCGACGAGGTGCTCGACTGGAACCGCGTCATCGAACCCCAGCACCCGAGCACCTGGGCCCCGCGCGCGGAGGACGTCCCGCTGTGGGAGCGGCAGCTGCGCACCCTGTGGGGGCTGGGCGAGGACCGCGTCGAGCTGATCGTGGAGTCCCTCCAGGTACCGCCGGCCCTGACCCTGTGCCGGCTCTTCCCGGGCGCCGCCGTCGAGGTCTACGCCGACGGGCTGATGAGTTACGGACCCACGCGCTTCCGGCTCGACCCGCAGATCGGGATGCGCGTACGGCGGGTGCTCCACCTGGACCTCGTACCGGGGCTGGAGCCGCTGCTGCTGACGGAGTTCGGGGCGCGGGCGGAGCTGGTGCCGACGGAGGCCTTCCAGAAGGTGCTGGCGGAACTGGCGGAGGCGGCGGAACCGCCCGCGGCCGGCCCCGGCGGGATCGGGGAGGCCCCCGCCCTGCTCCTGGGCCAGTACCTCTCGGCGCTCGACCTCATGAGCCCGGAGCAGGAGGAGGAGCTGCACGTCTCGATGGTCCGGGGCGCGCACGCGCTGGGCCACACGGAACTGGTCTTCAAGCCGCACCCCAGCGCCCCGGTCGCCTACTCGCGCCGGGCGGAGGCGGAGGCGGAGCGGCTGGGCGCCCGGATCACCGTCCTCGACACCCCGGTCCTGGCCGAGGTCCTCTACCAGCGGCTGCGCCCGGCACTGGTCGTCGGCTGCTTCTCCACCGGCCTGCTGACCGCGGCCACCCTCTACGGGCTCCCGGTGGCCCGCACCGGCACGGACGCCATACTGGCCCGCCTGACCCCGTACCCGAATAGCAACCGCGTCCCGCTCGCCCTGGTCGACGCCCTGCTCCCCGACCTCGCGGACGCGGAGGCGGTGCGCACCTGGACCCCGCCGGCCGCCGAGCGGGTGCGCGAGGAGACGGCCGGGCTGCTCACGGCCGTCGGGTTCACGATGCAGCCGCAGATCCTCGCCGGGCGCAGGCCGGCCGCCGAGGAGTACCTGGCCCGGCACCTGACCCCCCGCACCTGGCGGTACTTCACCCGCCGCCGGCTGACCGGCCTGGGCCTGCCGGGCGGCATCCCCGCCCAGCTGTCGTTCCTGCCGCGGAGCCGGGCGGTGCGGCGGGTGGCCCGCCGGCTGCGCCGCGTACTGCGCTGA
- the leuE gene encoding leucine efflux protein LeuE: protein MLGVTDLPTYLAGLVLIVLLPGPNSLYVLSVAARRGVRTGYKAAAGVFTGDAVLMLLTALGAGALLEASPLVFTVVKFLGAGYLAWLAVGMMRGAWTLWRTRAERAEVEAAAVAEAPAEAGQNERPYRRALLISLLNPKAILFLMSFFVQFVDPSYAYPALSFLLLGGLLQTGSFLYLTLLIFGGTRLSAAFRRRKRLSAGATSAAGVLFLGFAAKLAVS, encoded by the coding sequence ATGCTGGGTGTGACAGATCTTCCGACTTATCTCGCCGGCCTGGTGCTGATCGTTCTGCTGCCGGGGCCGAACTCGCTCTACGTGCTGTCCGTGGCCGCCCGCCGCGGCGTCCGCACCGGCTACAAGGCCGCCGCCGGAGTGTTCACCGGCGACGCCGTGCTGATGCTGCTGACCGCGCTGGGCGCCGGGGCGCTGCTCGAAGCGAGCCCGCTGGTGTTCACCGTGGTCAAGTTCCTCGGGGCCGGATACCTGGCGTGGCTGGCCGTGGGCATGATGCGCGGCGCCTGGACGCTGTGGCGCACGCGCGCGGAGCGGGCCGAGGTCGAGGCCGCGGCGGTGGCCGAGGCCCCCGCGGAAGCGGGCCAGAACGAGCGGCCCTACCGGCGGGCGCTGCTGATCAGCCTGCTCAACCCGAAGGCCATCCTCTTCCTAATGTCCTTCTTCGTGCAGTTCGTCGACCCGTCCTACGCCTACCCGGCCCTGTCGTTCCTGCTGTTGGGCGGCCTGCTGCAGACCGGCAGCTTCCTGTACCTGACGCTGCTGATATTCGGCGGCACCCGCCTCTCGGCGGCCTTCCGCCGGCGCAAGCGGCTGTCGGCCGGGGCCACCTCGGCGGCGGGCGTGCTGTTCCTCGGCTTCGCGGCGAAGCTCGCCGTCAGCTGA
- a CDS encoding acyl-CoA mutase large subunit family protein codes for MTAHTESGTPIEPVYRPGDLTGWDPVEALGEPGGFPYTRGVYPSMYTGRPWTMRQYAGFGTAVESNARYRQLIEGGGTGLSVAFDLPTQMGHDSDAPLAHGEVGKVGVAVDSVDDMRILFDGIPLDRVSTSMTINAPAALLLLLYQLVAEEQGISGAQLTGTIQNDVLKEYIARGTYIFPPGPSLRLTADTFRYCRAEIPKWNTISISGYHMAEAGASPAQEVAFTLADGIAYVRTALAAGMAVDEFAPRLSFFFVARTTLLEEVAKFRAARRIWARVMREEFGARDPKSLMLRFHTQTAGVQLTAQQPELNLVRVAVQALAAVLGGTQSLHTNSFDEAIALPTEKSARLALRTQQVLAYETDVPHTVDPFAGSYAVERMTDELEAAALALMRRVEDQGGAVAAIENGFQKGEIERNAYRIAQETESGERVVVGVNRFTLEQEEPYEPLRVDPAIEARQCEALARLRAERDGEAAAAALDGLRAAAGGTENVLYPMKEALRARATVGEVCGALREVWGTYEPVDSTW; via the coding sequence GTGACGGCGCACACGGAGAGCGGAACCCCCATCGAACCCGTCTACCGACCCGGCGACCTGACGGGGTGGGACCCGGTGGAGGCCCTCGGGGAGCCCGGCGGGTTCCCGTACACGCGCGGGGTCTACCCGAGCATGTACACCGGCCGGCCGTGGACGATGCGGCAGTACGCGGGCTTCGGGACGGCCGTCGAGTCCAACGCCCGGTACCGGCAGCTCATCGAGGGCGGCGGTACCGGCCTGTCCGTGGCCTTCGACCTGCCGACCCAGATGGGGCACGACTCCGACGCCCCGCTCGCGCACGGGGAGGTGGGCAAGGTCGGGGTCGCCGTCGACTCCGTCGACGACATGCGGATCCTGTTCGACGGGATCCCCCTCGACCGGGTCTCCACCTCGATGACCATCAACGCGCCCGCCGCGCTGCTCCTGCTGCTCTACCAGCTGGTTGCGGAGGAACAGGGCATCTCGGGCGCGCAGCTGACGGGGACTATTCAGAACGATGTGCTCAAGGAGTACATCGCACGCGGAACGTACATCTTCCCGCCCGGCCCCTCGCTCCGGCTGACCGCGGACACCTTCCGCTACTGCCGGGCCGAGATCCCCAAGTGGAACACCATCTCCATCTCCGGCTACCACATGGCCGAAGCGGGGGCCTCGCCCGCGCAGGAGGTGGCCTTCACGCTCGCCGACGGGATCGCGTACGTGCGTACGGCCCTGGCGGCCGGGATGGCGGTCGACGAGTTCGCACCCCGGCTCTCCTTCTTCTTCGTCGCCCGCACCACCCTCCTGGAGGAGGTCGCGAAGTTCCGGGCGGCCCGGCGGATCTGGGCGCGCGTCATGCGCGAGGAGTTCGGGGCGCGGGACCCGAAGTCGCTGATGCTGCGCTTCCACACGCAGACGGCCGGGGTCCAGCTGACGGCGCAGCAACCCGAGCTGAACCTCGTACGGGTCGCCGTGCAGGCGCTGGCCGCCGTCCTGGGCGGCACCCAGTCGCTGCACACCAACTCCTTCGACGAGGCGATCGCGCTGCCGACGGAGAAGTCGGCCCGCCTCGCGCTGCGCACCCAGCAGGTGCTCGCGTACGAGACGGACGTCCCGCACACGGTGGACCCCTTCGCCGGGTCGTACGCGGTGGAGCGGATGACGGACGAGCTGGAGGCGGCGGCGCTCGCGCTGATGCGCCGGGTCGAGGACCAGGGCGGGGCGGTCGCCGCGATCGAGAACGGCTTCCAGAAGGGCGAGATCGAGCGGAACGCCTACCGCATCGCGCAGGAGACCGAGAGCGGGGAGCGGGTGGTGGTCGGGGTCAACCGCTTCACGCTGGAGCAGGAGGAGCCGTACGAGCCGCTGCGCGTGGACCCGGCGATCGAGGCGCGGCAGTGCGAGGCCCTCGCCCGGCTGCGGGCGGAGCGGGACGGGGAGGCGGCGGCGGCGGCGCTCGACGGGCTGCGGGCGGCGGCGGGCGGGACGGAGAACGTGCTGTACCCGATGAAGGAGGCGCTGCGCGCGCGGGCCACGGTGGGGGAGGTGTGCGGGGCGCTGCGGGAGGTCTGGGGAACGTACGAACCGGTCGATTCCACCTGGTGA
- a CDS encoding L,D-transpeptidase family protein: MANGDDSEQVRELQARLKQLKLMTVAPTGFYGSKTTAAVKSFQSKNALTASGSVDDATWKKIQKLTKKPTADELRPPTVNEADAPDPRCMTGRVMCISKESRTLAWMIDGKIISTMDVRFGSENTPTREGVFKVDRKEKDWVSTLYHTPMPYSMFFSGGQAVHYSADFAARGYAGASHGCVNVRDKGKLAAVFGEVQAGDKVVVYW, encoded by the coding sequence ATGGCCAACGGTGACGACAGCGAGCAGGTGCGCGAGCTCCAGGCGCGGCTGAAGCAGCTCAAGCTGATGACGGTCGCTCCGACCGGTTTCTACGGTTCGAAGACGACGGCCGCGGTCAAGTCCTTCCAGTCGAAGAACGCTCTGACCGCGAGCGGTTCGGTCGATGACGCCACCTGGAAGAAGATCCAGAAGCTGACGAAGAAGCCCACCGCCGACGAGCTGCGCCCGCCGACCGTCAACGAGGCCGACGCTCCGGACCCGCGCTGCATGACCGGTCGCGTGATGTGCATCAGCAAGGAGAGCCGCACGCTCGCCTGGATGATCGACGGAAAGATCATCTCCACGATGGACGTGCGCTTCGGCTCGGAGAACACCCCGACCCGCGAGGGCGTGTTCAAGGTGGACCGGAAGGAAAAGGACTGGGTGTCGACGCTCTACCACACGCCCATGCCGTACTCGATGTTCTTCAGCGGCGGCCAGGCGGTGCACTACTCGGCCGACTTCGCGGCCCGCGGCTACGCCGGCGCCTCGCACGGCTGCGTGAACGTCCGGGACAAGGGCAAGCTGGCGGCGGTCTTCGGAGAGGTCCAGGCCGGCGACAAGGTCGTCGTCTACTGGTGA
- a CDS encoding RNA polymerase sigma factor — protein MLGDDAELTAAVLAAQDGDENAFRAVYRAVHPRLLGYVRTLVGDGDAEDVTSEAWLQIARDLDSFTGDADRFRGWAARIARNRALDHIRMRGRRPAIGGDDTELTGWAAECDTASAAMESLATGSTMALIAQLPQDQAEAVVLRVVVGLDAKSAAETLGKRPGAVRTAAHRGLKKLAELLGAADGEIGFPPESDLGVPVGHNAGGQPRDGGGGRDLDAVPAQRGRSGGLVEQTGVTHSRWRTQKDM, from the coding sequence TTGCTGGGGGACGACGCGGAGCTGACCGCCGCGGTGCTCGCGGCACAGGACGGCGACGAGAACGCGTTCCGTGCTGTGTACCGCGCCGTGCACCCACGCCTGCTCGGATACGTACGCACGCTCGTCGGGGACGGCGACGCGGAGGACGTCACGTCCGAGGCCTGGCTGCAGATCGCCCGCGACCTCGACTCCTTCACCGGCGACGCCGACCGCTTCCGCGGCTGGGCCGCCCGCATCGCCCGCAACCGGGCCCTCGACCACATCCGCATGCGCGGCCGCCGCCCCGCCATCGGCGGCGACGACACCGAGCTCACCGGCTGGGCCGCGGAGTGCGACACCGCCTCCGCGGCCATGGAGTCCCTCGCCACCGGCAGCACCATGGCCCTGATCGCCCAGCTCCCCCAGGACCAGGCGGAGGCCGTCGTCCTGCGGGTCGTGGTCGGACTCGACGCCAAGAGCGCGGCCGAGACCCTGGGCAAGCGCCCCGGCGCCGTACGCACCGCCGCGCACCGGGGCCTGAAGAAGCTCGCCGAACTGCTCGGAGCGGCGGACGGCGAGATCGGCTTCCCGCCCGAATCGGACCTCGGAGTTCCCGTCGGTCATAATGCCGGTGGCCAGCCACGGGACGGCGGGGGCGGGAGGGATCTCGACGCCGTTCCCGCGCAGCGCGGCCGCAGCGGGGGCCTCGTAGAACAAACCGGTGTGACGCATTCACGTTGGCGGACGCAGAAGGACATGTGA
- a CDS encoding 2-oxo-4-hydroxy-4-carboxy-5-ureidoimidazoline decarboxylase: MAEHPRRAPRSPLLSSHLPAQARGSSDPSHGSGLARFNALSPEAAQAVLMHCCGSARWAHRVAAHRPYPDVGALLAAADEASYDLSQADLTQALAAERSAELAHDAPYAALLALDAAHAEYERKFRHAFVISLDEHPPEEQADQLLTAIRRRMGHEVDEERSISADELRRVARTRLAEVTRRLTSTDGVPATEFGLFAPVG, translated from the coding sequence GTGGCGGAACACCCGCGTCGCGCCCCGAGGAGCCCCCTGCTGTCCAGCCACCTTCCGGCACAGGCCCGCGGCAGCTCCGACCCTTCTCACGGCTCCGGACTGGCGCGGTTCAACGCCCTCTCCCCCGAAGCCGCCCAGGCCGTCCTGATGCACTGCTGCGGGAGTGCGCGCTGGGCGCACCGGGTGGCCGCCCACCGCCCGTATCCCGACGTCGGAGCCCTGCTGGCCGCCGCGGACGAGGCCTCGTACGACCTCTCGCAGGCGGACCTGACGCAGGCTCTGGCCGCCGAACGCTCGGCGGAACTCGCCCACGACGCCCCGTACGCCGCGCTGCTGGCCCTCGACGCGGCGCACGCCGAGTACGAGCGCAAATTCCGACACGCCTTCGTGATCAGCCTCGACGAGCACCCTCCGGAGGAGCAGGCGGACCAGCTCCTCACCGCGATCCGCCGCCGGATGGGCCACGAGGTGGACGAGGAGCGATCGATCTCCGCCGACGAGCTGCGCCGTGTCGCGCGGACCCGGCTGGCCGAGGTGACACGCCGACTGACCTCGACAGATGGGGTACCTGCCACCGAATTCGGGCTATTCGCCCCTGTGGGATAG
- the sdhC gene encoding succinate dehydrogenase, cytochrome b556 subunit: MPAGTLYRGREGMWSWVAHRVTGVLIFFFLFVHVLDTALVRVSPEAYDDVVATYKTPIVALLEYGLVAAILFHALNGLRVIAVDFWSKGPRYQKQMLWTVVCIWIVLMGGALYPVLGHAYLELFGK; encoded by the coding sequence GTGCCGGCTGGAACGTTGTACCGCGGCCGGGAAGGAATGTGGTCCTGGGTGGCTCATCGAGTCACCGGCGTCCTCATTTTCTTCTTCCTGTTCGTACACGTCCTCGACACCGCACTCGTCCGCGTCTCCCCCGAGGCGTACGACGATGTCGTGGCTACCTACAAGACTCCGATCGTCGCGCTGCTGGAGTACGGCCTCGTCGCCGCAATCCTGTTCCACGCGCTCAACGGTCTCCGTGTCATCGCCGTGGACTTCTGGTCCAAGGGCCCGCGCTACCAGAAGCAGATGCTCTGGACCGTCGTGTGCATCTGGATCGTGCTGATGGGCGGGGCCCTGTACCCCGTCCTGGGCCACGCCTACCTTGAACTGTTCGGGAAGTGA
- a CDS encoding succinate dehydrogenase hydrophobic membrane anchor subunit gives MSSDTSSVDMTKGVGDVEGVSLYDVDNPAPYIEAPRKRTGKTPRSTRGNFEMVAWLFMRLSGIVLVVLVIGHLLIQLVLDGGVSKIGFAFVAGRWASPFWQAWDLLMLWLAMLHGANGLRTVINDYAERANTRLWLKGLLYTATVFTILLGTLVIFTFDPNIR, from the coding sequence ATGTCTTCTGACACTTCTTCCGTCGACATGACCAAGGGCGTCGGTGACGTGGAGGGCGTTTCCCTCTACGACGTCGACAACCCGGCGCCGTACATCGAGGCGCCGCGCAAGCGCACGGGCAAGACCCCGCGCTCGACCCGCGGCAACTTCGAGATGGTCGCGTGGCTCTTCATGCGCCTCTCGGGCATCGTGCTCGTCGTCCTGGTCATCGGCCACCTGCTGATCCAGCTGGTGCTCGACGGCGGCGTCTCCAAGATCGGCTTCGCCTTCGTGGCCGGCCGCTGGGCGTCCCCGTTCTGGCAGGCCTGGGACCTGCTGATGCTGTGGCTGGCCATGCTGCACGGCGCCAACGGTCTGCGTACCGTCATCAACGACTACGCGGAGCGCGCCAACACGCGGCTGTGGCTGAAGGGCCTGCTCTACACCGCCACGGTGTTCACCATCCTTCTGGGCACGCTGGTGATCTTCACCTTCGACCCGAACATCCGCTAG